From Thermoleophilum album:
AGCACACGGTCGGGCTTGCGCGCAGCGAGCTCGTCGAGCGCCGCCCGCTCGAGCGCCTCCGCCACCTCGACACGGGGCGAGCCGAGCTCGCGGGCGGTACGCCGCAGGACGCGGGCGCGCGGATCCTCGGCGCGGTAGACGCGGTGGCCGAACCCCATCAGACGCTCGCCGCGGTCGAGTACTCGCCGTACGTAGCGCTGCGCGTCGCCTTCGCGCGCGACGTCGTCGAGCATCTGCAGCACGCGCGAGGGCGCACCGCCGTGGAGGGGACCCGACAGCGCACCCACGGCTGCCGACAGCGCAGCGGCGACGTCGGCACCGGTCGAAGCGACGACGCGAGCGGTGAACGTCGAGGCGTTCATGCCGTGCTCGGCCGCCGCGATCCAGTAGGCGTCGATTGCCCGGACGTGGCGTGGATCGGCCTCTCCGCGCCAGCGGATCAGGAAGCGTTCCGCGATCGTGCGGCCGCGGTCGACCTCGGCTTGCGGCACCGGTGGTTGCCCCTGGCCGCGCGCCGACTGCGCGACACGAACGAGAGCGCCATCACCGACACGCGTGCCAGCTGCTCGCGGGCGGTGGCGAGGTCGACGTCGAGCAGCGGTCGCAACCCCCACTCGGGGCCGAGCATCGCTAGCGCTGCCTGCAGGTCGACGCGCGGATCACCGCTTCGGACCGCGAGCGGATGGGGCTCGGCCGGTGGCAGGCCGGGCTCGTAGCGGTCGTCGACGAGGAGACCCCACACCTTCTCGTAGGGCACGACGCCGACCAGCTCTTCGATGTCCACACCGCGGTAGCGCAGCGCCGAGCCGGCGATATCTGGCTCCGCGATCTCGGTAGCGAAGGCGACGACACCTTCGAGACCTGGCGGCGCTTCGATCGGCTGCGACATGAGCGCGCAGCTTACGCCGACGCTCCCGACAAGCGGCGAGTAGGGTCGTGGTCGTGGCGATCCTCGACCCAGCCGTCGCGCGATATCTCGAGACCGTCGCGCCGCCGATCGATCCGCTCTTGGTCGAGATGGAGGAGCTTGCGCGTCGTGAACGCATCCCGATCGTGCACCGGCCGACGGGCGCGCTGCTGGCGTTGCTCTGCCGCTTCCGCGACCCGCGCGTGCTCGAGGTCGGCACCGCGATCGGGTACTCGACCGTCCACATGGCGCGGGCGCTGCGCTCGGGGCGGATCGTCACGATCGAACGCGACCCGCAGCGGGCACACCAGGCGCGGGCGTTTCTCGATCGCAGCGGCGCGGGCGACAAGGTCGAGATCGTGAGCGGCGACGCGCTAGAGGTCCTCGGGCAGCTCGCCGGCTCCTTCGACCTGCTGTTCCTCGACGCCACCAAGGTCGAGTACGGCCGCTACCTCGAGCTCGCCACGCCCCTTCTCGCCGAAGACGCGCTGGTCGTCGCCGACAACGCGCTCGCCGACGGTTCCGTGGCCTGGCCCGACGAGCGCGAGAGTGGCTGGGATCCCGAGCAGCGCCGTGCGCTGCGCGAGCTTACGCGCACGCTCGTCGACTCGCCCGCCTGGCAGGGGGTCGTGGTGCCGATCGGCGACGGCGTCGTCGTGGCGGCGCGGCGCAAGTAGCTCGGCCCGTGGACGGGCGGTGGCGAACCTCCATACGCGCCCCGGTATCAGCGCACGAGGTGCAGCGCGAGCGGCAGGAACACGGTTGCGAGCAGCACGAGCGCGACACCTGCCGCGACGAGCGCGCGCAGCTGGAAGAGGTGGCCGGCGACAGCGATCGCGAACCCCACGGCGAAGGTCGCGACGAAAAAGCTCGGGTCGACAGCAAACCCGCCGCTTTGCTCGGGCAGCTTGGCGAGCGGGACGACCCGGGAGGCGCGCGCGAAAAGAACGGCCGCTGGCAGCACCACGCAAGTATCCTTGCCGCGATGCGCGACGGGTTCAGCTCCGCGGACGACGCGCGCGTCCGCCTGGAGCAGGTCGGCTATCTGGCCGACGACGCCACCGCGCTCGTCGCCTTTCTCGCTGCGCGGCTCGGCAAGCCGGTGCTGGTCGAGGGCCCGGCCGGCGTCGGCAAGACCGAGCTCGCCAAGGCGCTCGCACGGGCAACCGACCGAAGGTTGATCCGCTTGCAGTGCTACGAGGGGCTCGACGAGGCGAAGGCGCTGTACGAGTGGAACTACCGCAAGCAGCTTCTGCGCATTCAAACCGAGGCGCGCGAGGCCGGTTGGGAGCAGGTGCGCGACGACATCTTCGGCGAGGAGTTCCTGCTCGCGCGGCCGCTTCTGGCAGCGATCCGCAGCGAAGACGCGGCGGTGCTGTTGATCGACGAGATCGACAAGACCGACCAGGAGTTCGAGGCGATGCTGCTCGAGATCCTCTCGGACTTCCAGGTCTCGATCCCCGAGCTCGGCGTCGTCTCGGCGCGCACCCAGCCGTTGGTCGTCTTGACGTCCAACGACTCGCGCGAGCTGACCGAGGCGCTCAAGCGGCGCTGCCTGTACCTCTGGCTCGACTATCCGAGCGTCGAGCGTGAACTCGAGATCGTGCGCCTGCACGAACCCGACCTCGACGAGCGGATTGCGCGCAAGCTCGTCGAGATCGTCCACATGGTGCGCCAGCTGGATCTGAAGAAACCGCCGTCGATCGCCGAGTCGATCGACTGGGCGCGCGCCCTCGTCCTGCTCGGCGCAGCCGATATCGATCGCGCGCTGCTCGAGCGCACGCTGTCGATCATCCTCAAGCACCGCGCCGACCTCGACGTCGTCGCGGAACGGATCGGGCTCAAGCTCCCCGAGCTCGCCCCGCGGCGAGCCGGGGCGGGCGGACCGTGAGCGGCCAGGCGCCGCCCGCAACAGGCCCGTTCGGGCGGCGCTCACCGGCACCCGGTGGCGAGGGGATGGCGGCACGCATCGCCGAGTTCTGCGACGAGCTGCGCAGCGAGGGCCTTGCGGTCGGAACGTCGGAGATGCTCGATGCGATCGCCGCTCTCGACGCCGTCAGCTGGCGCGACCGCGTCGTTTTCCGCGAGGCGCTCGCCGCCACGCTCGCCAAGTCGCGCGGCGACCGCCACGTTTTCGACCAGGTGTTCGATCGCTTCTTCTTCCGCGCTGTCGAGCGCGCGGCGGTCGAGCAGGGCGTGCGCGAACAGTCGCTGGCTGCGGCCAGCGCCGAAGCGCTCGACCTCGACATCGACACGCTGCGCGAGCACGTGCAGGCGGCGCTCGCCGACGGCAGCGACGCCGAGCTGCGCGACCTGGCGCGCCTGGCGGCGGCTGCGTTCGGACGGCTCGGCGAGGGCTCGGGGGTGGTCGGTGTGGACGTGCAGCGGATCCGCCGCACGCTCGGCTTGCGCAGCGAGCGCGGCGACCAGGGCGGGGAGGTGCACGTCAGCCACGATCGCTTGCGCCGTTTCGAACAGCTGGTGCGCCGCGAGCT
This genomic window contains:
- a CDS encoding O-methyltransferase → MAILDPAVARYLETVAPPIDPLLVEMEELARRERIPIVHRPTGALLALLCRFRDPRVLEVGTAIGYSTVHMARALRSGRIVTIERDPQRAHQARAFLDRSGAGDKVEIVSGDALEVLGQLAGSFDLLFLDATKVEYGRYLELATPLLAEDALVVADNALADGSVAWPDERESGWDPEQRRALRELTRTLVDSPAWQGVVVPIGDGVVVAARRK
- a CDS encoding AAA family ATPase, encoding MRDGFSSADDARVRLEQVGYLADDATALVAFLAARLGKPVLVEGPAGVGKTELAKALARATDRRLIRLQCYEGLDEAKALYEWNYRKQLLRIQTEAREAGWEQVRDDIFGEEFLLARPLLAAIRSEDAAVLLIDEIDKTDQEFEAMLLEILSDFQVSIPELGVVSARTQPLVVLTSNDSRELTEALKRRCLYLWLDYPSVERELEIVRLHEPDLDERIARKLVEIVHMVRQLDLKKPPSIAESIDWARALVLLGAADIDRALLERTLSIILKHRADLDVVAERIGLKLPELAPRRAGAGGP